tactttatttttttaaattttcttgtttttctttttttctatttaattctctttttatttaatttatttaacataaattttcttaattttcatgtcaaAAAACTACTATCTTTTCCaagggacagatggagtaaaGCTCgaaacttaattaaaaactacGACTTCTCATAAATGCGcataattatttagtaatCCCACAtagagaattaaaataaaatcacttaATTAGTCTCGGTGGGCCCGCATTAGTCAATGTCAAAAGAAttggaaaattattttttgataattaattatcacCCTAACCTTCTCACACAGCCCCCACCATGCGCGTGCTCCTCACTCCACGCATTTTCTCCCCAGGACTCATTCCACTCGCGGCCCGCGCGTGGGACTTCCTCCCTGATTACCCCAAGTACACAAATGAAATATTGCTTACCAAACCACAATACTTACAGAGTGTTTCAACTtacacctctctctctccatctctctaatttctctctctacactcTGAggtaaagaagaaaaaggaagatCTATCTTTCTATCCATCAATGGAGCACCACagctccaccaccaccaccagcgGCGTCCATCACCCGATCACCCGATCCGACCCGAACAGCCCGTACCCGACGACCTTCGTGCAGGCCGACACCTCCTCCTTCAAACAAGTCGTCCAAATGCTGACCGGCTCGACCGACCCGGCCCGCCGACCCGACTCAACCCGCCACGCGATCCCGCCCATCAAAACCGGGCCCCGCAAGGACAAGTCCGGATCCAAGCTCTACGAGCGCCGCAACGGCCTCAACAAGAGCTTCAAGATCAGCCCGCTGGGCCCGGCTATCCGGCCCGGTCTGGCCCACGGGTCGCCCCGACCCGGAACCCCCGAGATCCTCTCCCCCAGTATTCTCGATTTCCCGTCGCTGGCGCTCAGCCCGGTCACGCCGCTCATACCCGACCCGTTTGACCGGGTCGGGCGACCCGGTTCCGGGCTGGATACGGCGGCGGAGGATAAGGCGATTGGCGAAAAGGGTTTTTATTTGCACCCGTCGCCCGCGAATACTCCCAGGGATTCGGAGCCCCGGCTTCTGCCCCTGTTTCCGCTGACGTCACCGAGAGCTGCGGAATCTTGAgtgagtttttatttttattttatttttgatgatTTGGAGATTTATGAGGGAAATGTActgttttgttttatcattGGCGATTCAAAAGCGGGGAAATTAAGGAGAGggggaaaaataatttaataaaaaaggaaaaaagattCCAACTTTGCTTGAATACTCAATTTTCATGTATCTTGATTCCTACTCGACCATTTATTCCTACTTTTTGTCACGATATTTGTGAATAGATATTTTCGTCTTGAGTGTTTTggagtttttaaaattgttggcTTTATTGTTACTActaagtttgaattttattaggAGGTGGTGAATCAAGTCCATGTGAATTGACATGGTGTTGAAATATTGgattaaataaactaaattaaaaaaaaattaggaagAAAATGCTCATTCTGAtaagaacaaaaaaacaatGTAGGGTTAGCTGTCAAAAAAGGGGCATAGAATCAGGCATCTAGGTTTTACTTAGAactataaattgaataaattaaaataatttttttaaagtctTCTTTCTGAAAATTCCTTTTAACTGCTTTTTCTATTTGGTTTGTTTAAGTGGCGTATAGGAATTCGATTGGAATGAGGAATTTCGTTAATGGgtaatgatgtggaatttgtttttttttttttcgttttgtggagtactccatattttatttaggtGAAAGTGTCAAATTAGATAGTCTCCAAATGATTGCATGCCATTTTACCACGTCCACTCTAATTCTCAATGTAATTACTACGATATTGACAAATTCCAAGTTGGATTTGGTAGGGTAACCGATTTATGACATTTTAAATTGGatgatataaattaaatgaaattttgattgacTAGGGGGTTCGATTgacaagactaaatctcatgattaaatatgtatcatgtttggtttatAAGATTGACCCCCTCAAtttaatcttagatggatagttccatgataattagtcatagcctcctCCTCCAACCAAAATAATCCTTCAATTTAATcatagatggatagtctcatgataattagtcatgacaATTGAACGTCATCTTAGTGTAAAACAAACACGCAATGTCGATGTGTTTGCAATAACTTTTGCTTTTCAAGTGTTCAAACttcagagaaaaaaaaaagttgttgatGTTGTAGAATTACATTTATATCAGCTTGACCTTAATAATTGAACACATGATTTATGTGACTTCTTTTTCAAGGTGGACCAATTTGAATAGGATCAGCAATGGTTCATTTGTAAATTGTACTgtaacatatataaaaaattatacgtTTGCTCTAAGAGCATGTTAAGCAATACCCTTATCCAAAGAGTATGTTTTTCACTATGCTGTCGTGCCAACGATACGAGCATGCTCTTAAATCTTAACTATGACAATCATTGCACATCCCCTCAATAGTGTATATATAATTCCTATTAtaagtgacacatttcttttcgcCTGTTCTTTTGcgaaaatgatagtaataaatagttaaaatggaaagaaagtaaagtaactaagagataataatatagaagagagtATGTCTTatcaaataaaagtgatacactaataaaaataacatcagATACTCCATATGTTCTACATGTGAATCTTATTAGTTGTCACAttataaatgatttaattcaaaaaaaaagtaaatctTTCACAAAAAGTTAagtaattttagtgaagtataatTTTGCATTTACATTTACTATTATTAGTACATGGatcttttatttcatcaactcgttgctcacattttattataaaattaataatcttcGTGTCCCACTAATGATGatccattttccttttcggattgtcccaactaagatgactcattatcaaaattgaaaacacttcttatttttatcttattatgtctctcttattttacacatttcactaaccatacaaaataaaaccgcATAGAATTCTGTATTTTGCACGAAATAGGTCATCTGTGGGTCGAAggaagtaatatatttattgatttgttgTCACTTGTTAGATATATGGAGTACATGTGCATCTATAGAATGGAAGAGGGAACCTTttctagaaaaagaaaattcactGCACAGCTTGCtctatttctatatttaattttttagtctAAACAATTGTATTAATTATTCTTAACACGAAATATTTGTATCAGTTAATGTATTTAGATCAAGTTGAGTTAATTGGAGTGTATTATGAAATACACAAGTTAGAGAATTCATAGTAAGTGTACTtaccattttatttactttaacaattatcaaaaattttgTACAATCAAGATTAATCTAATAATTCCTATACTAAAGCATTAAAAATAGGCACAAAATTATTTGAGTAATGTTGTGATTTATCATGTTTATGGCGGATTCACATAACCCATTAccattaatattactattactaataCTAAATAACGATTTCAATGCATAGTCACACATATTTCAACAAACTCAATTTctaaataattactaatatGTGAATACGTTTCAATTCGCATAATCAGAGACACCAAAACTTTTCAATAGGTTCCACATTGTATATGAATGTATTAGTATCCAACTAACTCCTTATTGCATAATTAAACGAGCATGTTATAACTTAGATCAATGTATAGACGAATCAAACTGACGAGAATACGTTTCAATTTCTTTACAATGgtatcaaattttctttataagGCCAAAGAGGCAAAGACATCAAAAAGTATGATTCTTGGTGGAGTCGTTTTAGgtacaatcaaaattttaggCGGCAAAAACTTCTCCATTATGACGTCGGGATCaaagatttgaaaatgaagaggatggaataaaataataaaataaaaaattatcaaatagaATGCTTAAATATATAGTTGGTATTATTCAATTGGGCTTGGTTTGAGCCAGACATGACTATTTTATTCGATCTTTATGGTAGCGTCGAAATAAAAAAGGAGACGCACATGAAAATTTACGTTCAAATAGGAGGTAATTAGTTATATAGGGGTCGCCTTCTCCCACTCCCTAGACCGCCGCCACTGCAACGGTGTAGACGATATTAAAGGGAAAATAGACTCATTACATGGGACGATTCTcgttaaatgaaaatatgtttaatttataatgataAACCATTATCACATTGATGACAAATAGAAATGATAATCCGTCTCTAATGAAGATTTTGTAATGACAATGATGACcatattttaatgcaaatcgatgaaataacaataattatgtTAACCGACGAATCAAAGtcagaaaaatatactagttgATACCATGACTGAAAATTGAACGACATTACATATTTACCATGATGCTTTCATTTGATGtgtatatactactattagaaTTTATAAAGCAAAGCATATTTCGAATACTttatatatgatatttttttatctatttttatctattagTTTTAGTGGGACAATCTAAAAAACGAAaacattttactataaatgaaacaaatattttttaccctagtaaaaaataataacaatgaaAAATACTCCTCCCGTCCTACAAAGTTTGactcattttatcattttcgtccgtctcacaaaatttgtcccaattagaatctttccaaaaatagatattaaataCACCTCTCAATCACCTCAATGTGAGACTCTTATTCCACTACACACCtccatttaatacaaagtcaaacaattatTAAAACCCGCGCCGGGTCAAATTGAGCCAAactttgtggacggagggttTAATACTCTATTTGtttagtttaaaattaaacttttttctttttagtttgtttcactaaaaataaaatacttcctaaaatataaataacattatctttatttttttcatctctcttagtTTATCGTCTCTCCACTTAATTAACAAGTAtttacatactccctccgtcccgctttagcagtcccattgacttttctgcactcgttttgtaaaaatgataataaatagtttaagtggagaaataataaagtaaaaaagagaataatgtagataagactttactctatattattctattttttactttattatttctccactttaactatttattatcatttttacaaaacgagtgcagaaaagtcaatgggactgctaaagcgggacggagggagtatcatctTGTGCCAATGTATGCGTAAGAGTGATGTCCACTCGTTGGTCTCATTTAATGAGAGGCGAGCATGCGTCGCACATTTTAGGGCTGCGACTAGTGGTggaaaaattatcaaatttagtactccttccgtttcttcatagttgaggcggaacttttcggcacggagatttaaaaatgaatgttgggtgtgttaaattaatagataaaaaagtaatagagaggaaaaggtagagagaataaagtataaagtgaataaagtagagagaataaagtaagagagtaaagtaagaaagaggaaaaagttaccatataaggaaacgactcaactattaagaaactttccgaaatggtaaaatgactcaagtataaagaaacggagggagtataccgTTATTTTTGATACGATATGATACTTTATCAGAAGATTTTTATATGATAACGATATAATACCGCATCATATCAGAATTTtggtatatataataaaattatataatgccCCCTCCTTCTCAAACAATTAGatgaatttataaatgagAAGGGCTTTAATGTGCAATTGGAAAAAGTAATAGAGGGGTAggaaaaattaagagagaggGGGAAAAGTAGTGGAATAAGTGtta
The genomic region above belongs to Salvia hispanica cultivar TCC Black 2014 chromosome 3, UniMelb_Shisp_WGS_1.0, whole genome shotgun sequence and contains:
- the LOC125209161 gene encoding VQ motif-containing protein 4-like; the encoded protein is MEHHSSTTTTSGVHHPITRSDPNSPYPTTFVQADTSSFKQVVQMLTGSTDPARRPDSTRHAIPPIKTGPRKDKSGSKLYERRNGLNKSFKISPLGPAIRPGLAHGSPRPGTPEILSPSILDFPSLALSPVTPLIPDPFDRVGRPGSGLDTAAEDKAIGEKGFYLHPSPANTPRDSEPRLLPLFPLTSPRAAES